GGCGCAGAAGGTCCGCACGCTGATCGCCCGTGATCTGGAGCAGGCATACGAGAAGGTGGACGTGCTGGCCACCCCGACGACCCCGTCGACCGCCTTCCGGCTGGGGGAGAAGGTCGACGATCCGCTGGCCATGTACCTGTTCGACCTGTGCACGCTGCCGCTGAACCTGGCCGGGCATTGCGGGATGTCGGTGCCGTCGGGACTGGCGGCCGAGGACAATCTGCCGGTCGGGCTGCAGATCATGGCGCCCGCGCACGCCGATGATCGGCTCTATCGCGTCGGCGCGGCCTACGAGCAGGCGCGGGGAGAGCTGCCCACCGCGCTCTAGGGGGTCTAGGGGATCAGTCCAGGATCCGGCGCGCCACATTGGTGCTGACGAGGTCGAGCAACTCGTCGGACCGGCCGGCCATGATGGTGCGGATCGCGTAGAGCGAAAAGCCCTTGGCCTGTTCGACGGTGATGGCCGGCGGGATGGACAGTTCCTGGCGTGCGGTCACCACGTCGATGAGTGCGGGCCCGTCGTGGGCGAAGGCATCGGTGAGGGCGGCCTCCAGGTCGCCGGGCTGCTCGACCCGGCGACCGAACAGTCCGAGCGATCGGGCGACGGCGGCGAAATCGGGATTGTGCAGGTCGGTGCCGAAGGTGACGATCCCGGCCGCCTTCATCTCCAACTCCACGAAGTTCAACGAGGAGTTGTTGAACACGATGACTTTCACCGGAAGTCGGTTCTGCGACAGCGTGATGAGCTCACCGAAGAGCATGGTCAGGCCACCGTCGCCGGCGAAGGCCACCACCTGCCTGTCGCGATCCACGGTCTGGGCACCGATGGCCAACGGCAGCGCACACGCCATGGTGCCGTGGTTGAACGATCCCAGCAGTCGCCGGCGGCCGTTCATGGTGAGGTAGCGCGCCGCCCAGACCACCGGTGATCCCACGTCCACGGTGAACACCGCGTCCTCGGCGGCGAGCCGATTAGCTACGGCGGCAAGGTGTTCGGGGCGAATCGGGGTGCGATCACGATCATTGGCCGCCAGCTCGTCGAGCCGGCGCCGGGTCTTGGCGTAATGGCGTAGCGAACGGTCCAGATGGGTGCGATCGCTCTTGGGGGTCAGCAGGGGCGTCAGCGCGGGCAGGGTATCGGAGACGGATCCGACAAGGGGCAGATCGACGTGGGTGCGCCGACCGATATTGCGGCCGCGGATGTCCAGCTGGATCACCACCGCGTTCTCGGGATAGAACTGCCGGTACGGAAAGTCGGTGCCGAGCATCAGCAGGACCTCGGCCTCCTTGATCGCCTTGTAGCCGGAGGCGAAGCCGAGCAGCCCGGTCATCCCGACGTCGTAGGGGTTGTCGTATTCGACGAATTCCTTACCGCGCAAGGCATGCACGACGGGAGCCTGCAGGGTGGCGGCCAACCGGACGAGATCGTCGTGGGCCCCCTCGGCGCCCGCGCCGGCCAGCACGGTGATCTTATCCGATCCGTTGAGAATCGTTGCTGCACGCAGCAATTCGTCATCCGTCGGGCGGGTGATCGAATGGGTGGCCAGCACCGGGGCGACCAGGGCATCGGTCTTGTGCAGGAACACCTCACCGGGGACCACGACGACGGCGACCCCGTTCTCGGCGATGGCCGCCCGCATCGCCATCCCAAGCACCCTGGGCGCCGATTCGGCCGTGGTGACCAGTTCGCAGTACACACTGCACTCGCGGAACAGCTCCTGCGGGTGGGTTTCCTGGAAGTATTCCGACCCGATCTCGGACTGCGGGATGTGCGCAGCGATGGCCAGCACCGGAACCCGGGAGCGCTGGGCGTCGAACAACCCGTTGATCAAGTGCAGGTTGCCCGGTCCGCAACTGCCGGCGCACACCGCAAGCCGGCCCGTCAGCGCCGCGTCGGCGGCCGCGGCGAATCCGGCTGTCTCTTCGTGGCGTACGTGTTCCCAGCTGAATCCCTCGGCGCGCCGGATGGCGTCGGTGAGTCCGTTCAGGCTGTCTCCGGGAAGACCGTAGATCCGGGAGACACCGCCGGCGTACAGGGTGGAGATGACGTGGTCTGCGACAGTCGTCATGACATCACCCTATGGTGGGATTCGGCTCGTCGCCGAGAAGTCATCAGTTCGACATGTCGATCAGCAGGAACACCGCGGGTGCCGGAATCTCACACGTTGCGCGGTGGCCGCGCCGCGCTGCGCCGAAGCTGGCAAGATCATGTGCATGCGGATCGGAGTGCTGACCGGAGGCGGCGACTGCCCAGGCCTGAACGCGGTGATCAGGGCGGTGGTGCGGACCAGTGATGCGCGCTACGGCTCGTCGGTCGTCGGATTCCTCGACGGCTGGCGTGGCCTGTTGGAGGACCGCCGCGTCCAGCTCAAGAACGATGACCGCAACGACCGGCTGCTGGCCAAGGGCGGCACCATGCTCGGCACCGCACGCACCAATCCGGACACGCTGCGCGCCGGATTGCCGCAGATCAAGCAGACCTTGGAAGACAACGGCATCGATGTGTTGATCCCGATCGGTGGCGAGGGCACGCTCACCGCGGCGAGTTGGCTGTCCGAGGAAGGGGTGCCCGTCGTCGGCGTGCCCAAGACGATCGACAACGATATCGATTGCACCGACGTGACTTTCGGGCATGACACGGCGCTCACCATCGCCACCGAGGCCATCGACCGGCTGCACAGCACCGCGGAATCGCACCAACGGGTGATGCTGGTGGAGGTGATGGGCCGTCATGCGGGTTGGATCGCCCTGAACGCGGGGCTGGCCTCCGGTGCGCACATGACCTTGATCCCCGAGCAGCCATTCGACATCGAAGAGGTGTGCAGGCTGGTCAAACAGCGCTTCCAGCGCGGGGATTCGCATTTCATCTGCGTCGTCGCCGAAGGTGCCAAGCCTGCCGAGGGCACGATGCAGCTCCGCCAGGGCGGGATGGACGAATTCGGGCACGAGAAGTTCACCGGGGTCGCCCAGCAGCTCGCCCTTGAGGTGGAGAAGCGCATCAAGAAGGATGTCCGCGTGACGGTGCTGGGCCACGTCCAGCGTGGCGGCACCCCGACCGCCTACGACCGGGTGCTGGCCACCCGCTTCGGGGTCAACGCCGCCGACGCCGCGCACGCGGGGGAGTACGGGATGATGGTGTCCCTACGTGGTCAGGACATCGGTCGGGTCCCGCTGGCCGATGCCACCCGCCAGCTCAAGTTGGTGCCACAGAGTCGCTACGACGACGCGGCCGAATTCTTCGGCTAGGTCCCGTACCTGGCCTCGCGGCAGGCCGATGCCGGGCTGACACTAAAATCAGCTGTCATGACCACTTCTGTTGCCGAACTCGCCGACTACGACGACGTCATCGCCGAGTTCGACCCCGTGATGGGCATGGAAGTGCACGTCGAGCTGTCCACGGCGACCAAGATGTTCTGCCCCTGCGCCAACAAGTTCGGCGCCGACCCCAACACCCAGGTCTGCCCGGTGTGCCTCGGCCTGCCCGGCGCGCTGCCGGTGCTCAACCAGGCCGCCGTCGAGTCGGCCATCCGGATCGGACTGGCGCTCAACTGTGACATCGCGCCGTGGGGCCGGTTCGCCAGGAAGAACTACTTCTACCCCGACCAGCCCAAGAACTACCAGATCAGCCAGTACGACGAGCCGATCGCCATCGACGGCTACCTCGACGTCCCGTTGGAGGACGGCAGCACCTGGCGCATCGAGATCGAGCGGGCGCACATGGAGGAGGACACCGGCAAGCTGACCCACCTGGGCAGCGACACCGGCCGCATCGCGGGCGCGACCACCTCGCTGGCCGATTTCAACCGGGCCGGCGTACCGCTGATCGAGATCGTCACCCGGCCCATCGAGGGCACCGGTGAACGTGCCCCGGAGATCGCCCGTGCCTATGTCACCGCATTACGCGACCTGCTGCGCGGGCTCGACGTATCCGATGTGCGGATGGACCAGGGCTCGATGCGCTGTGATTCGAACGTGTCGCTGAAACCCAAGGGCAGCAGCGAATTCGGCACACGCACCGAGACCAAGAACGTCAACTCGCTCAAGAGTGTCGAGGTTGCCGTCCGCTACGAGATGCGCAGGCAGGCCGCGGTACTGAAATCCGGCGGGACGGTCACCCAGGAGACCCGTCACTTCCACGAGGACGGGTACACCACCGCGGGCCGCAGTAAGGAGACCGCGCAGGACTACCGGTACTTCCCCGAGCCCGATCTGGAGCCGGTGGCTCCGCCCGCCGAGCTGGTGGAGCGGCTGCGCGGCACCATTCCCGAATTGCCGTGGTTGTCGCGCAAGCGTGTTCAGCAGGAGTGGGGCATCTCCGACGAGGTGATGCGCGACCTGGTGAACAACGGCGCGATCGATCTGGTGGCGGCCACGGTGGCCAAGGGCGCGTCCAGCGAGGCCGCGCGCGCCTGGTGGGGCAACTTCCTGGTGCAGAAGGCCAATGAAAGATCAGTGGCCGTGTCCGATTTGCCGATCACCCCGGCTCAGGTCGCCGCGGTGGTGAAGCTCGTCGACGACGGAAAGCTCTCCAACAAGCTGGCCCGCCAGGTCGTCGAGGGTGTGCTGGCCGGTGAGGGCGAGCCCGAGCAGGTGATGAACGATCGCGGACTGGTGGTGGTCCGCGACGACTCACTGATCCAGTCGGCCATCGATGACGCGCTCGCCGCCCAACCCGATATCGCCGAGAAGATCCGCGGCGGCAAGGTGGCTGCCGCCGGCGCGATCGTGGGCGCGGTCATGAAGGCCACCAAGGGTCAGGCCGACGCCGCACGGGTGCGCGAACTGGTGCTCGCCGCCTGCTCCTAGCGGGATTTCGGTGAGGTTGCGTGCGGCCGCCGCACGCAACCTCACCGAAGTCGCTAGGTCTTGTCCGCGTTCTGGCGGGGGAATCCGCCGCCGGACGGGAACAACGGGAAGACGACATCGTCGAGTTTCTCGGCGTCACCGGATGTCTTGTTGACCGTCGCGCCCCAGATGTTGCCGTCGGGGGAGACCGCCAGCGCCCAGGCGTGACCGTGCTGGTCCTGCCGGACCACCTCCGGTTCACCGGTGACCGCGCCGGTCTCGGGCGCCAGCCGCAGGGCCACGGTCTGCTTGGTGTTGACCAGATTGACCAGCACCGTGCCGTCCAGCGCGGCGCATCCGGCGACACCGGGGCGGTCCGGCCAGGTCCAGACCGTCGACACCACCGAGTCCTTGGTGATCTTCTGCATCCGGTCCGCCGACGGGGTGCGATCGGTGATGTAGAGCGCACCGTCGGACGGGTCGACACACATGCCGCCGCCGGAACCCATGCCCGACAGTGCGGTCGTCGTCGGGGCCTGGTTGACCGTCGTCGGCTGCTCGATGCGCAGGACCTTGCCGGCCAGCGACGCCGGATCTGCAGCCTGGGCGGAGTTGCCGGCGTCACCGGTGAGCACCAGCAGGGTGGTCGGGCTGGTGAACTTGAGCGCACCGGCATTGCCGACCGCGCCCTTGGGGATGCCGGTCAGGATCGGCTTGGGGATGTCGCCGTCGGCGATGCGGATCACCCGGTTGTCGGTCGGGGTGCTGACATAGGCGTACATCAGTCGATCTTGGGCATAGGTGGGCGACTTGATGATGTCGAGCAGCCCGCCGTCACCCGATGGATCGACCGGGATGGTCATCTTGACCACCGGTTCGGCCTTCGTCGAGACCTCCTTGACCACCCCGGTGGTGCGCTCGGCCACCAGCGCCGACT
The sequence above is drawn from the Mycolicibacterium neoaurum VKM Ac-1815D genome and encodes:
- the poxB gene encoding ubiquinone-dependent pyruvate dehydrogenase, with amino-acid sequence MTTVADHVISTLYAGGVSRIYGLPGDSLNGLTDAIRRAEGFSWEHVRHEETAGFAAAADAALTGRLAVCAGSCGPGNLHLINGLFDAQRSRVPVLAIAAHIPQSEIGSEYFQETHPQELFRECSVYCELVTTAESAPRVLGMAMRAAIAENGVAVVVVPGEVFLHKTDALVAPVLATHSITRPTDDELLRAATILNGSDKITVLAGAGAEGAHDDLVRLAATLQAPVVHALRGKEFVEYDNPYDVGMTGLLGFASGYKAIKEAEVLLMLGTDFPYRQFYPENAVVIQLDIRGRNIGRRTHVDLPLVGSVSDTLPALTPLLTPKSDRTHLDRSLRHYAKTRRRLDELAANDRDRTPIRPEHLAAVANRLAAEDAVFTVDVGSPVVWAARYLTMNGRRRLLGSFNHGTMACALPLAIGAQTVDRDRQVVAFAGDGGLTMLFGELITLSQNRLPVKVIVFNNSSLNFVELEMKAAGIVTFGTDLHNPDFAAVARSLGLFGRRVEQPGDLEAALTDAFAHDGPALIDVVTARQELSIPPAITVEQAKGFSLYAIRTIMAGRSDELLDLVSTNVARRILD
- the gatB gene encoding Asp-tRNA(Asn)/Glu-tRNA(Gln) amidotransferase subunit GatB, with amino-acid sequence MTTSVAELADYDDVIAEFDPVMGMEVHVELSTATKMFCPCANKFGADPNTQVCPVCLGLPGALPVLNQAAVESAIRIGLALNCDIAPWGRFARKNYFYPDQPKNYQISQYDEPIAIDGYLDVPLEDGSTWRIEIERAHMEEDTGKLTHLGSDTGRIAGATTSLADFNRAGVPLIEIVTRPIEGTGERAPEIARAYVTALRDLLRGLDVSDVRMDQGSMRCDSNVSLKPKGSSEFGTRTETKNVNSLKSVEVAVRYEMRRQAAVLKSGGTVTQETRHFHEDGYTTAGRSKETAQDYRYFPEPDLEPVAPPAELVERLRGTIPELPWLSRKRVQQEWGISDEVMRDLVNNGAIDLVAATVAKGASSEAARAWWGNFLVQKANERSVAVSDLPITPAQVAAVVKLVDDGKLSNKLARQVVEGVLAGEGEPEQVMNDRGLVVVRDDSLIQSAIDDALAAQPDIAEKIRGGKVAAAGAIVGAVMKATKGQADAARVRELVLAACS
- a CDS encoding ATP-dependent 6-phosphofructokinase; this translates as MRIGVLTGGGDCPGLNAVIRAVVRTSDARYGSSVVGFLDGWRGLLEDRRVQLKNDDRNDRLLAKGGTMLGTARTNPDTLRAGLPQIKQTLEDNGIDVLIPIGGEGTLTAASWLSEEGVPVVGVPKTIDNDIDCTDVTFGHDTALTIATEAIDRLHSTAESHQRVMLVEVMGRHAGWIALNAGLASGAHMTLIPEQPFDIEEVCRLVKQRFQRGDSHFICVVAEGAKPAEGTMQLRQGGMDEFGHEKFTGVAQQLALEVEKRIKKDVRVTVLGHVQRGGTPTAYDRVLATRFGVNAADAAHAGEYGMMVSLRGQDIGRVPLADATRQLKLVPQSRYDDAAEFFG
- a CDS encoding PQQ-dependent sugar dehydrogenase, producing the protein MTLGGPTRIAVVLCAVLLAGSGCARFDNAQSQPFTTEPQMAPPPQTKPEPPPPLPGTPFPKACPAPGVMQGCLESTSGLIMGGDSQSALVAERTTGVVKEVSTKAEPVVKMTIPVDPSGDGGLLDIIKSPTYAQDRLMYAYVSTPTDNRVIRIADGDIPKPILTGIPKGAVGNAGALKFTSPTTLLVLTGDAGNSAQAADPASLAGKVLRIEQPTTVNQAPTTTALSGMGSGGGMCVDPSDGALYITDRTPSADRMQKITKDSVVSTVWTWPDRPGVAGCAALDGTVLVNLVNTKQTVALRLAPETGAVTGEPEVVRQDQHGHAWALAVSPDGNIWGATVNKTSGDAEKLDDVVFPLFPSGGGFPRQNADKT